One Antedon mediterranea chromosome 1, ecAntMedi1.1, whole genome shotgun sequence genomic window, TTTACACAGGTGAATAGAGGTACTTTTATCGGGAAAAAAGACGTCATAAAAAGGGACATAGAAGGCCTACTTAAGATagcaaatataataataatatattagattGAAATTAATGCAATGGCATCATGCCTCATACTTACTGGCTTTCGTGGTACCTATCATAGCAAATAGGCCTAAGAAGCACAATATAAAATTGAGTCGTATTGATAGATGACAAAGACCCATCTTCATTGTAAAGCATTTAAGCACACTGATGTTCTTgtaagtacagtacagtacagtattaattcgTTGAATGCGTGGTCTGGTAGTAgtttgattaaaaaaacaaaaacaagcaaTACGGAAGTGTACGTCAACGATTGTTGTGGTATTAGAGTTCACTCAGAATGACGGAATTAATACCGGTAGGTCACGTGATATATGAACTTGATCGATcacttttaattaatattaatctaTAAACAATCGGTCAATTATACCTGATTGTACCCGGCCTTAAATGAATGCATGTTTGGCCGTCTGCGTTTAAAAAAGTCATCTTGGAGAAAGAGAGAAGTTTTGACgatatgtataatatttaaaatatatattaactgATATCAacctaaagctgtctacactatcaaacaagtttgacaaaaaagtgtgatgtgctcaaataggGTAGTgctatgcccatatatgggaacatcacatttgtcacatgtgatagtgtagacagagcttaggcCTCACGCTAGATGACTTTGCACAAGCTTTGTACTTTCAACACAATGTCATTGAAAAATATCGAAACTCTGGATTTTGATGGAATCAACATGTCTAGCCTAAACTCTTCACGAAACAAAACATTGTTTAGAAATGAATGTCCAGTTCGTTTAAAGCATATcctatactgtattatataaccTACTACCTACCTAATTTAGTCCGGGTTGACTAACGCTATCAAATAAAGACGTGTAAATGAGGGGTTCTTGTTtagattataattatataataatataggcctatttagttttgtttttctttctggGGCTGCAGTGACACACATCATGCACAGTCCATAGCTATAAGCAATGTTTTAATAATCAATCATTTTAAGACCATTTGTATGTTTACCTCCTCCAGATGGCATATATCACTTTTCtgttattgaataataaagTGTATGGATTACGTAATAGTGGTGGCGCCATACCGTATTACAATATCTGACGTGTTCGTTTGGTGTTCGTCCACTTGTTGTATCGCGTATGGTTGTACTGTTTGTCGCGCTATCTATGTCAAACATGGCTTCTCGGTGTGGTGTTGGGTGGTTTTTAACATCAATTTTTTCAACCttttctatattatttatatttattgttccATTTGTTCAAACAGGTAAGTCATTGTAAATATGtagatattattttatgtaatttcCTAAGCCTAGGCTTACTTTTAGCTACGTCCAAAGTTCAGGAAAGTGGACGGTTGTTGCACAGCAATTATATTTCCCTTTCGACACGAACCGGTTTGAGCCAGCCAGTTACCGCCTCATTGACCGGTTAGTTGATAGAGAAGGGCGGCTAGGCCCATTCATTCTCTAGAGCCTAGAAATAAAATCTAGGGTTAGGCCTGTTGTATTGCTTATTTTGGTTTTCACTCTGATTTAATTTCAccataaaataataagaaaataagAAGCAATCTGACAGTGTTTTCtaaaatttgatttgaaatagaaacaataaaaatgatttgatatttttattttattgctgaGAAATTATGTTTCTTCGATCAAAAAGTGGCAAAAAAGTGCCTGCTGTTGTAAAAGTTCACATTTATTATTCCTATTCAAGAGTATGTTTAATCTTATCTTAAGTGTTTATGTAAATACCGTTTAGATTTAATCAGGGAGTAAACTCCATGGATTtaatactaaaaaatataatattttgataaggacaaacatttaatattataatgtatgaTTTCTATTTTTCAGACTCAAGTATTACTTATGAATATGTAACCTGTGGCTCCGttattaaattaatgaatacCAGACACAATGTACGACTACACTCACATGATATTAAATATGGTTCTGGTAGTGGACAGCAGGTAATAATATTCATATTCCCAGTCATTCCTTCCCCACATGTTCTTTGTGTTGAATATATTCAAATTCACCCCATCATcattaaatgtactgtatacagtacattgtCACATTTTATATCATGGTTTTGTTGTCAATAAATAATCAGTGTGCAAGAACTCACCTTACAgcatttttttatagaaatgaTTCCATCCATTCAAATTGAATAAATTTCTTGATTATAAGCTacatatttgacaaaaaaagtttgatatgcccaaatatggtagtgatatgatgtccaTATATTATATGGacaggcacatcacatttcatCACATAAAGAGTAAACAGAGCTTAAACGTTGGAAGTTAACTAtgtaaaatgttttaacttttcTTTGTAGTCTGTAACAGCAGTAGAAGCAACTGATGATAAAAATAGTTATTGGCAAGTGAAAGCAAAACAAGGGAAGACATGCACTAGAGGGTGAGTATGCAGCTTGCCTACTCTTGTGTTTAAGCACTGTTCACATTCTGGGGTAAAAGTACTGCCCACTCTTGTGTTTAAGCACTCACATCCTGGGGTAAAAGTACTGCTCCATGACATGTGTGTATATTTAAGTACTGTTCCCTTGGGCATCTGGGTAAAAGCACTGCTGTTCTTGTGTATCTAAGCACTATTTGCCCTTGACTATTTAACACTGCCTTTCCATGGATAAAGGCCCTGCCATCTGGGTGTTCAGATACTGCCAATCTTAGGCGATAATTTTATTGACTAGCAACTCATGATGTTGGCCCAAGCTTAGCTTATACATTTTCAAAGATGTGATGGGGTTATActagaatcaatcaatcaacaattatgttaataaataatatgactgatttttttatttacaaattattagcattgtttttaatttattcatagaACTCCAATTAAATGTGGTCAAACAATTCGACTATTACATGCGGACACACGCAGAAATCTACATAGTCACTTGTTTAAATCGCCACTGTCAGGGAATCAAGAAGTTAGCTGTTTTGGAGAAAATGGAGATGGAGATGACGGTACTTGTTctattcttattattaatataagacagttgttgtttgttgttgtttttgttagtttccaaaaataatacatataattttcttaataaatcattaaatatttataaatacagtagtatgatTTACATTCTCTTCTGTTAACACTTTCTGCTGGTGCCGAAATAAGGAGAAATTCTATGATTATATTAAACACTACATTTTAAAGTTGTTCATATGTTGAAATTATCtactactgcagttactgcagtaactacatttatCTACAGTAATGTTATAGTGCATGTGGTTATAAGGCAGTCACTTCCAGAAACAGTGattttaccccaaaaatgtattattgatttttaaaaaaattaca contains:
- the LOC140058334 gene encoding stromal cell-derived factor 2-like, whose amino-acid sequence is MVVLFVALSMSNMASRCGVGWFLTSIFSTFSILFIFIVPFVQTDSSITYEYVTCGSVIKLMNTRHNVRLHSHDIKYGSGSGQQSVTAVEATDDKNSYWQVKAKQGKTCTRGTPIKCGQTIRLLHADTRRNLHSHLFKSPLSGNQEVSCFGENGDGDDGDLWAVTCSGSNWKRNEQVRLKHVLTEKYLTITGEVYGRPIHGQREVSAQGSPNSNTYWKAMEGVYIKPNEDEKL